The Leucobacter chromiiresistens genome has a window encoding:
- a CDS encoding ATP-binding cassette domain-containing protein, which produces MTDAPSATTPLVALNNIQKTFGAVTALRGVSIDVLPGETFALLGDNAAGKSTLMKVLTGVYQPDRGTIRMDGQAVSFPSPSVSRSAGIEMVYQDFALADNLDVRTNIFLGREPQKNILGPLVRVIDKKKMERETNRVLERLDIPINPRLKVKRLSGGQRQAVAIGRALAFDAKLIIMDEPTANLSVAKVDKLIEVTQKLKDLGIAVIIITHRLDEAFAVADRCAVMRQGEVVGRFRMDEVSESEVAHLISQGTLDGYEADPTGVPDERRRIGSTSTPSTPEQVPTIGSDA; this is translated from the coding sequence ATGACCGACGCACCCTCAGCGACCACTCCATTGGTCGCCCTCAACAACATTCAGAAGACATTCGGTGCGGTAACCGCACTGCGTGGCGTCAGCATCGACGTGCTGCCGGGGGAGACCTTCGCCCTGCTCGGCGACAACGCCGCCGGAAAGTCGACGCTCATGAAAGTGCTCACGGGCGTGTACCAGCCCGATCGCGGCACGATTCGCATGGACGGGCAGGCCGTCTCCTTTCCGAGCCCCTCGGTGTCGCGATCTGCCGGCATCGAGATGGTCTATCAGGATTTCGCGCTGGCCGACAACCTCGATGTGCGCACCAACATCTTCCTGGGGCGCGAGCCGCAGAAGAACATCCTCGGTCCCCTGGTCCGGGTGATCGACAAGAAGAAGATGGAGCGCGAGACGAACCGCGTGCTCGAGCGCCTCGACATCCCGATCAATCCAAGGCTCAAGGTGAAGCGGCTCTCGGGTGGCCAACGGCAGGCGGTGGCGATCGGCCGAGCGCTCGCCTTCGACGCGAAGCTCATCATCATGGATGAGCCCACGGCGAACCTCTCCGTCGCCAAGGTCGACAAGCTCATCGAGGTGACGCAGAAGCTCAAAGATCTCGGGATCGCCGTCATCATCATCACCCACCGCCTCGACGAGGCCTTCGCCGTCGCCGACCGCTGCGCCGTCATGCGACAGGGAGAAGTCGTGGGCCGATTCCGCATGGATGAGGTGAGCGAGTCCGAGGTCGCGCACCTCATCTCCCAGGGCACGCTCGACGGCTACGAAGCCGACCCGACGGGTGTACCCGACGAGCGCCGTCGCATCGGCAGCACCTCGACCCCCTCCACCCCTGAGCAGGTTCCGACGATCGGGAGCGACGCATGA
- a CDS encoding APC family permease, translating to MGIGELVMSVLAFSSPLTTVAGTLPVLLIFSGQTAPAIYLLLTLMLVVFSVGFVRMSRSVSNPGGFYAFVTAGLGKPAGLGGALLALVGYVFIGFFAPSLFAITLQGWVVDALNGPDIAWYWYALAIIAVTTFLAYNRIDLSAKVLTTVMILEVVVVVVFDVFAFAHSGGAATGGLGLALPSLTDASIGLALLFAVGNFFGFEATVIYREEVKNPERTIPRATYLAVVGIGVFYAAAAVAYIAFLGGANVQAAAEANTVSLFDDALREFAGSLFADIAVVLLMTSILASMLSIQNIAARYSFSLAVDRVLPRRLARVHPKHRSPHLSALAVGLLWAVATIVFSIIGVPPENIYPVASGSGTFSVLLLLFITSIAIFVFFLRRGSQSGSPVWRTVLAPAISAIFFGGVTLLAIVNFSALIEGSVLLTVIFMSFTFALFLGGIAYAVYLRRRKPEVYARLGRQSV from the coding sequence ATGGGGATAGGCGAGCTCGTGATGAGCGTGCTCGCCTTCTCCTCGCCGCTGACCACGGTCGCAGGGACCCTGCCGGTTCTGCTCATCTTCAGCGGGCAGACCGCTCCGGCGATCTACCTGCTGCTCACGCTGATGCTCGTGGTGTTCTCCGTGGGGTTCGTGCGGATGAGCCGAAGCGTGAGCAATCCGGGGGGCTTCTACGCGTTCGTGACCGCGGGGCTCGGAAAGCCGGCGGGTCTCGGTGGCGCCTTACTCGCGCTCGTCGGCTACGTATTCATCGGCTTCTTCGCGCCGTCGCTGTTCGCCATCACCCTGCAAGGGTGGGTGGTCGATGCGCTGAACGGGCCCGACATCGCGTGGTATTGGTATGCCCTCGCCATCATCGCCGTGACCACCTTCCTGGCGTACAACCGGATCGATCTCTCGGCGAAGGTGCTGACGACGGTGATGATCCTCGAAGTCGTCGTGGTCGTCGTGTTCGACGTCTTCGCGTTCGCGCATTCCGGGGGCGCGGCAACCGGAGGCCTGGGGCTCGCGCTGCCGAGCCTGACCGATGCGAGCATCGGGCTCGCACTGCTGTTCGCAGTGGGAAACTTCTTCGGGTTCGAAGCAACGGTGATCTACCGGGAAGAGGTGAAGAACCCCGAGCGCACCATTCCTCGGGCGACGTACCTCGCGGTCGTGGGAATCGGTGTGTTCTACGCGGCAGCGGCCGTCGCCTACATCGCCTTTCTGGGAGGCGCGAACGTGCAAGCCGCCGCCGAGGCCAACACCGTGAGCCTGTTCGACGATGCACTGCGGGAGTTCGCGGGGAGCTTGTTCGCCGACATCGCAGTCGTGCTGCTGATGACGTCGATCCTCGCCTCCATGCTCTCCATCCAGAACATCGCGGCACGGTACAGCTTCTCCTTGGCCGTCGATCGAGTTCTACCGCGGCGCCTCGCTCGGGTGCACCCGAAGCATCGATCACCGCACCTCTCCGCCCTCGCCGTCGGTCTGCTCTGGGCAGTGGCAACGATCGTCTTCTCCATCATCGGAGTGCCGCCCGAGAACATCTATCCCGTCGCGAGCGGAAGCGGTACCTTCTCCGTGCTGCTCCTGCTGTTCATCACGAGCATCGCCATCTTCGTATTCTTCCTGCGACGCGGATCGCAGAGCGGATCCCCGGTGTGGAGGACGGTTCTCGCCCCGGCGATCAGCGCGATCTTCTTCGGAGGCGTGACGCTCCTGGCGATCGTGAACTTCTCGGCGTTGATCGAGGGGTCGGTCCTGCTGACCGTGATCTTCATGTCGTTCACCTTCGCGCTCTTCCTCGGCGGCATCGCGTACGCGGTATATCTGCGCAGGCGGAAGCCGGAGGTGTACGCGCGTCTGGGGCGCCAGAGCGTGTAA
- a CDS encoding D-2-hydroxyacid dehydrogenase yields MSQPRAILIVPEGRLVPPLDSFASEAEVTVVRTAEEFRAALPGAEILFLNDFRTRLLREVGPGDLKWIHTSSIGVDVLLTHEIVDSDIVVSNSRGVCERPIAEWILGVIVMFAKDLRRTVELQLERRWLHRETEPILGRKVLVVGPGPVGQETVLLLRGAGMDVTVVGRTARIDDRLGEIHAFSELDALLDDVDDVVLTLPLTEETRGLFNRERFARMRKGARLVNVGRGAVIAEDDLLDAIDSGHLAGAALDVFEQEPLPVEHPFWSRPTILVSPHASGDLVGWRGRVAECFAANLRKWKAGEPLNDVVDLTRMGVTAG; encoded by the coding sequence ATGTCCCAACCACGCGCGATCCTGATCGTGCCCGAAGGCCGTCTGGTGCCACCGCTGGATTCGTTTGCAAGTGAGGCCGAGGTCACCGTCGTGAGGACGGCAGAGGAGTTCCGGGCGGCGTTGCCCGGCGCGGAGATCCTCTTCTTGAACGACTTCCGCACCCGCTTGCTCCGTGAAGTCGGGCCGGGCGACCTCAAGTGGATTCACACGTCGAGTATCGGTGTGGATGTGCTGCTCACCCACGAGATCGTCGACAGCGACATCGTGGTGAGCAACTCGCGCGGGGTGTGCGAGCGCCCGATCGCCGAGTGGATTCTCGGGGTCATCGTCATGTTCGCGAAGGATCTGCGTCGCACCGTGGAACTGCAGCTCGAGCGCAGGTGGCTCCACCGTGAGACGGAACCCATCCTCGGCCGCAAGGTGCTGGTGGTCGGGCCCGGACCCGTGGGGCAGGAGACCGTGCTGCTGCTTCGCGGTGCCGGAATGGACGTGACCGTGGTCGGGCGCACCGCCCGGATCGACGATCGACTCGGCGAGATCCACGCTTTCTCCGAGCTCGACGCGCTGCTCGACGACGTCGACGACGTCGTTCTGACGCTGCCGTTGACGGAGGAGACCCGGGGGCTGTTCAATCGCGAGCGGTTCGCGCGAATGCGCAAGGGGGCGCGTCTCGTGAACGTGGGCCGAGGCGCCGTCATCGCGGAGGACGATCTGCTCGACGCCATCGATTCCGGGCACCTCGCGGGCGCGGCGCTCGATGTCTTCGAGCAAGAGCCGCTGCCGGTCGAGCACCCGTTCTGGTCGCGGCCCACCATCCTCGTGTCTCCGCACGCGTCCGGCGACCTCGTCGGTTGGCGCGGACGGGTCGCAGAGTGCTTCGCCGCGAACCTGCGCAAGTGGAAGGCGGGCGAACCGCTGAACGATGTCGTCGATCTGACGCGTATGGGAGTCACTGCGGGGTGA